Below is a genomic region from Vitis riparia cultivar Riparia Gloire de Montpellier isolate 1030 chromosome 5, EGFV_Vit.rip_1.0, whole genome shotgun sequence.
GGAGCCACGGAAGATTTTGAACCTTGCCCTGAAAATGAGCCACTCTCTCCAATAAACCAAAAGAAtgcatttacaaaatttaaaattaaaaaaggttCTTCAATACCAAAAAAGAGATAAACCTTGTTGTTTGGTTTCTCCAACTTTTAATGAGTCAATGGACTGGGCAAGTTCAGCAATTTCACCAAACCTATCTGGTGATTCCGGTTTCCAATCAGCCTGTGTTGGCagagaaaaaaaaggacatAAAAACTACAAGCTGATTCAGGACCTTAGGATAAGTGTTACTGACAACACTGACCTGGTACAACTTATCAAACATCGTCTTGAAATACAGTGATCCATTGGGGTGGAAAATTTTAATCCTGCAGCAATAAAACATAATGATGAAAGAATTTATCGGAGAATAAGTTCATATTTTACCAGACTAAATAAACTCATTTGAACACGACAATACACACACCACCAACCTAATAATATGAAAggagtcaaaaaataaaaactaaaattaaaataaaagaatatgacAAGGAACAAAGACAGCATCCAAATGGAGTCATGAACAGTTAAAAGGGTATATACACTTTTTCGAAAGAAGGAAGCAAAGAATAAAATTCATCGCTTATAACATTTGGCTAAAAAGGAACCGGCTGTAGTCAAACAAGTTAGAGAAAACCTGAGAATCAGCTAGGGTAGCCCCCCAATTTCAGGTTTCCCCCACTTGAACATCCACATCAGCATAAAGGTATGCcatctaaatttaaaaacatttagaaAATGTAATGGAATGTATTGACCCCTCTTCTCCAAACCCACAAGATGATATAACAAATCAAAAGACCAATTTACCCATTGTCAACTTGTAGTCTTGGAGCTGTTGTGGCAGTCATGAAATAGCGTCCATCTGGGGACCATTCACTTGTTACAGACCACTCAGCCCTAGTTGTTCCAAGCTGCTTTTTCTCCTTGTAGTCCCAAAATGCCTGAAGTGCAAAAGAACATGAACACAAggaacaagaaagaaaatgtgatgAATTTTTTGGTACTGAACGTATAAATTGGTGTAGCTACTTTATAACTGGGGTTATAAGGAAGAAAATAGACATTTTACATACAAGGACATATAGATACAGAAAGAATTATGAAAGTTAAGCCACAATAAAGCATCATTTATGAAAAGGAAAGAACGGTAGCCAAAGAACAATCATGGGAAGCTATGTATGTGGATATTGTAATACtagtaaaaatttaaaactttaatttctcTGCAGCTGGACTCCATTCTATCTCAAGCAACAGGTaccaattgaaattttttagcaGAGAACTGCTCTTTTCCAGTTCTCTCAGTACATGATTATATTGCAATTTTTGTATTACTCATCCAGTTTCTCTAGGAGCAGAGTGCTACCGAGTTCACACTATGACCAAATATAGAACTTTCAACTTGCAAAAGCAAAAGCCAGCATATTGCAGTGAGGAATCAATTGAAAATTAGAGAAGAAAGTATTATAATCTTGGATTACATACCATATCACCAGGTAAGTTTCCAAAACCTGCCAAACATAGGACTGCAAACCAGGGAATTAAGGCCACACAAATACATAGTGAAAAGGAAGATGAAtgagaaattcaaaaaaaattgtaacacaTTGATTATTAGTGTAGAAAAGCATAATgcagttttttcttttaaccgAAGGATACACTTCCCCTTTGGATTCCATCGAATAGTATTGTAAGGGCCTGTGCCAAGCTCAACCAGAGGATTGCACTTCTTGTCAAACACTGTTGCTTTTGCAGGCATAACTGAAATAGGTTAAGGGACAGAACAATATGCAATGTACTGCAAGAAAATAtttctgaaaagaaaaatgtaaggcTACAAACTAGCTGCATTTCCCTTTACATATACTCCAAAGTATCAATAAGAGAAGCACTGACAACAAATATCTAGTCTTGAAAACTGAAAGTTTTTCAATTAAACCTAACATTCATCATATTGATTCCAAAAACTGTAACTTAATAGAAGGCAAATACCTGGTGGTAGATGAAACACCACCGGTAAGTCCTAcctaaagaaatttaaaatgatCTTATTGTTTTATTAACTGATCTTGGCCCATCTGGTTAAAAAGGAAACactttcacaaataaataaataaattgtttagtGTAACCAGATAAAATTAAACAGTAAAAACGCATCTAAAAGGTTTTTTGAGGTCTCTGCACTTAAATTCAATGCTTAACCTAAAAGCTTATCCTGATAAGATTAATGATGCCTTCAACCTTGGAAAAATTTTTGTAGAGGTTTCTGTTCGAAGTATTGCTGTATTATATGGAAGGAAAATAAGGATACACCCATAAACAACAGCAAATTCTGAACCAGAATATGACCACTGAACATCATGAACCGGCCCTTCTTTACCTGCAAATATACCAAACAATAAGCATCCTGAAGGCAGTTAAAACTGACTTTGGGTTGCACAATTAAGATAGTAACATACTGAGTGGCACAAGGCCTTCATGGGTTCCATTTGTTGTCAGGTAGTTCAGCTTTGATTCTCCAAAATAACTCTGGTTGGTTTTATCAACATCAGCTTGAACCAGAACTAGAAGCCCCGTAGAGCCACGATTCCAACTCAATTGCACTGTTGAACATCGGAAAAAGCTTCGTCGAGCGACAGGTTGACTCATTGAATTTTCACCACAAGCAAATATCTGGACACTGGCAGGAATTCCCTACATAAAGAGGAGGCTTAATGTCATATGAATGATTCCAACAATTTGACCAATTTTAACCAGTTTCTATACAATCTGTTGAAGAATATCAGACTTTCAGAATTTCATGATGTAAAGCAGTAATGGCAATTCATTTAATTTGCAGAACTTTAACCCAATGAGTGACCTATAAATAACCATGGAACCATCCCAGAAATAAGTATTAAGCAGTGGAACACAAACCTTAGATTCTGGAATAAATGCAGCCACATGGGACCCAGGTGCCTTAGAAAGCTCTACAGCAGCTATTCCGGGAATTCTAACTCGATATATAATTCCTTTAGAGAAATCCCGAGCATCAAAAAATTGTATCTCATTTGTTGCCAGACGGCATGCAATAGCTTCATCAGAGCTAAATTGAACTGAGGGCCTAAGGGCAAGCAAATTAGACACTcgaaatcatataaaaattttgagtatCAAATTTTAGATTGACATCAATTTTGGAGGGGTAAAATCAAAGCATAGCACCAACCATAacaaaactatgaaaaaaatatcaaaatgctTGAATTTTATACATAAATGATTGAAATTCACAGAACAATAAAACCTCATGAACTATTATTCATACCATGTGGTTTTGGTCATGTTCTTCTGGAAGTGTTGATAAACAGGAGCACCGGTTTCTGTCTTCCATAAGATGACATTCTTTTCCTGTGGTGTTGAGGGTCTTTGAAAGGTCTGAAGATAGGTCCCGCAAGGGGACATGGTGGCTGCAGACATGTTGGGAACTGCAAATGATCTGATCTCTTTGGAGCTGCTGCAATCGTATATGCTGACAGTGGAGTCTGATTTCATCACCATGAGTCTGGACCCATCTTCGCTGAACTTTGCATTGGTACAAATAACCTTTTCAAGCTTGACAGCAGGTTGACCATTGTTGAATGGGGGTCCACACCATAGAGAGAACCCTTCTGGTGCTCGAACTAAGAGAAAGGAAGAAGGAAGATAAGAGAAGAGCTAGAAATAAAAGGTCAACCATGCAGGGAGAGGGAAGAATTACCTAAAATCTCCAAAGATGGCACAGAATCCATGAAGCTGACAGGGGAATCAATGAAAGGACAAGCTACCCTTTATCAGCAGAATGTCTGCAAAACAGAGCACTGCTGATGGAtctttttaagaacagtttgactccaaagaaaaaaagatggaaaatgtAGCCATTCTGAGTAGTGAACTTCAAGGAACAGATAAGAGACAATTTATTTGAATTGTGCATCTTAGGGAacttgtaattttttatatgcattttatttttgtccatATAATTCTGTAGAGTACCAGCTAGCTGTCTTCTTTCTTCACACACAcaaattatttccattttttaaaaggaaCTAAGATAGAACGAGTGTATCAAGACCTAAGTGatggatttttctttctcaCCTGCACAGGAGCCTGCCTTTTTGCTACCTGCATAGGGCACCAAAGCCACTTCTGGTTAGAAGGATTCCTAGCAAGGTTCAAACTTCAAAGTACTTTCTTTTGGTTTCATTTCTGTTAGAAGTAGACAGGAAAAAGCCAAAGGAATTAAGACATCCATGCAAACAATTTCACTCAAAAGAATCAAAAAGTTACGTTTGTAACCTCTGTTTGGCCTGTGATATAAAATGCTGAAGTGCCCGAAAATTCTATTACTTACAACCATGGCAACTAATGACCTTTGCTACCATATATCAAAAGACTAAAATCACCAGATCAGTGCTACTGGAACTATGAGATTTCCAATGAATTCATAAGTCAAATAATGTGAACATAACTTAACTGGTCTACGGCTTGGAACAGTACAAGGTTGCTCATATTGCTGCATATTTAAAAAGTCATATCTACCACCTCAGGAAGCCTTTCTTTTTTGTGATAGGAAACACAACATATGATAGAAAAGTGTCTAACAATAAGGGAGCAACCCTATGTACACGGGGCTATACAAAAAGGCACAGAAAAATGCAGCACCAGCAATCACAAATTTTGGGGATTTCAGACAATTAGGCAACTCTGCTCCAAGCAAGTCTGAAAGAGCAAGgtcataaaaaatgtaaatttcaaTCTGGACAAACACCATTAGAATTAGAACAAGGTCATATTTTAGAGTAAAATGGGCCTTCTGAACTCTTCCTCTACAGACCCTTTCCTAGTTTAGGCCATTTCTAAAAGGTTTTCCTTTTTAAGCCTTAGTTGAACAGTTTTGTGCAACCAATAGGATAAGTTGCCTTAGTTGCCGGTTAGTGTCACCCATGGTTGATAGCAAGCCCACTTCTGATTACCAACTAGCCTCCCAGAAATACAGCATTACTGATAGCAGTTCTAAAGGTGGTATGAATAAACAAGTTCTAACCTTGATAAATCATACTTCTATTATCAAATCCAACTATAGATGAGATAAGGTTTTTGGCTAtcaaaaagggaagaaaaaaatatgagatgagGCTTTCTAGTTCTGATTTATTTGTCATGCTGCATTAATTCTTTGATCAACAACCGAAAAGTGGTAATGAGAAAGATACTATCATACTGCACAAATGCAGAACCTCCACAGCTACCAATGCCTCTGCCCTCGCAACCATCACTGTTCTGCGCAAACTGTTTTGCTAAATTCAACTGTTTTTCCTGAGAAGCTGCCATTTCTAAGACTTGGCAAACACGACTCTccatttttgagaaatttcaaaaagttttaaaaataaaaataaaaatgaaagacaCAAAGAAAACCCCAGCCACGCCATGAACAAACATTTTAATAAAGCACACAAATACGAAGATACAATACATACAGCACAATCGTATACAACACTCAAAGTGACGagtcttaataaaaattttcaagttgaTAGGCAAACAATTATATATACTATAATGTGGAATCGCTATCCCTCCgtttggttgcagagaaaacagaggaaaagcaaagaaaataaacaaaaacgaAAAACTTAACTCCACTAAGCTGAATCGTTGTATTAGCCAGAGTTAAGCAATAAAAAAGCTAAGATTCAAGTTGAATTTCgcttttttccctttcctaCATTTTTTTGGCAATCAAACAGAGCGACTTTGAATTTTGACATTCCTAGGGTTTGAagagaagggttacctgaaccagagaaaatgtaaaagatatcAACTTTTCGGAAATTTCAATCGCCAGCGTCGGGCTTCCCGAGGGAAAATGGACTGATCGGAGATCCGCCGGAGAAGTCCGTCGACGTCTTCTCAATCTGACACCCGGGCGTTGAGCTCGCCGCTGTTTTGTGTGAAAGCGCCGGTCTGGTGTGCAACTGCCTACTCAATCAGCCAGTGAAAAGAAGCCACGTCGAAAATTTTATGGATTTGGGTTGGGCCCTGTCCTAAGGTTGTCTGACTGGGCTCGAGCCGGTCTGACTGGGTATTGGACCAAAATTTTGGGTCTTGGGTTGAGGCGCGGCTGGGCTTCATAAGAAAGTTTGCATATTTCAAACCAAGATATGACTTGATcacaaatcaaattaaatttaggtttaTGACATAAttccaatgatgaaaatattagtaattaCGGATATCGTTactttgattttacggataaatcaaatatatcagcggatattttggaaaaaaatatcgataggcctaaaattgatcaaaatttacaaaaatataagaaaaactttattaaaaatgtaattagaactataatgatattttaaagttattttattaaataatttgatatatgcataatatgatttatcatatttgattataatattatatgcatcgataaaaatatgaattttataagtgtacacttactattaaattacatcaaatattattttatcattatgatatttgattataatatgtttaattttaaaatatatattaatattaaaattataatctatttaattcaattgtattaaatgatataaaataaattgtgatatatatatatacaattttttaatatttaattaatctattaatgatattaaaaattatcatgataatttttatatttttggtaatcaattaaaagaattttttgtatttaattataaaataattataattaatttgctctttaaaatattattttaatattttctttttatgatgactttaaatatatatatatgtttagtgcATAATATTTAATAAGGGGTAAGTTTGGCCTAATGGTAAGTGAACTGAACCCCAAATCAAAAAGGCATTTTTGAGGCGATTATAGCGCGTTTGATCTCGTCGACCCGCGTTGACTATCCAATATATCGGGGAAAATCGGCGATTTATCACCATATCGCTTATATATCATGAGATATCGCCGATTTTTGgagatttttctcaaaattttaccAAAACGATATctagatattttcttccatgCATGATTCAACCCtaatttgttttatgtttaGAGACACCAAACAATAAAATAGGTAGCTTTATAACAAGAATTGTTGTTATTGAAGTAAATGATATGACTTGAGATGCCAAACAAAGGTTGTTGGGTAGTGCCTCTTTTGAGTGCCAATACCCCTTCAACAATAATTCCATGTAACAAACCCACTTCATTATCTAAGTGCCTAGAGCCTAGTGCCCTATATGATTCTAAtgagaaaaattaggtttccaTGGTTTGCCAATAAAGAATATGTGGTACTTCCCTACAGAAAAGACCCAACTCATTGTCATGTTATGAAAAGTGATAGAATTGTGTATTAATATGCGGTGATAAAGCTTTTAGTAATAAAGGGTTGCCTTTTTCTATAGGGAACAATGTCATACCTTCCATGCAAAAAGATTGGATTCTTTATTCTAGATTTCATGCGATTTGCTTGTTGGTTGACTAACCAAATTCAGATGGAAATagattgaattgaattgaatttatcatATGAATTACGTTGTGACAATTTGATCTTCAAATTGGTTGGATatgaagtattttattaaaGTAAGTATCATAccaatgataaaataattgaaaatcatcgATAACGAAATAATTGAAATTCATGATGTAATCGTTTTAgttgataatataatattttaaaaaaccgtTTAAGTTATGGGATTGACcgatgaaattaataaaaaaccaTAGAACGAGTGTTCAAATCCAAAACCCTAACTACAACCTAACcctaattcaaaatttgaagaacaatggagataatcataaaactaggGTTGACACAAATCCTAACATCACAAAAGCCTTGATCTTCCCAAAGGCTAAACTTGAGGGCCCACTAGTCCAAAAGAGCAAATTACAATAATCAATGTAATTATAAAGTGGGAGGAGAAAGGGTAAGTGCCCTAAAAAtgaggtataaaaaaaatttacaagtgAGTGTATTTCTTTATATGATTCACAACCCTAATAATAGCCTAACCAAGAcatctttttctctcttctccaacTTGTCCCTTCTATCCTTGTACAACAATTCTTCCACTTGGGATGCCTCCCCcacaaatttctattttctaatcaATTACAACCatcttatcttctttttttctccctcaCTTTCTCTAACTTTCTAGGAGTTGACAATATCCAAACACATCCCATGCCCCACTCCAcacccacccacccacccaACTTGTCATGCAAAATTTCCTCCTTTGTCCCTTTAATAATGGAAAACCCtcatttatttttgctttaggTAAAGCTCCCAcacatttttaatatgaatttttactTGGGAGTCACTCGTTTGAAACCCATTTCATATTCAATGACCCAAATGACCCTTTTGCATGAATCATGCTCATTTACTTGTTTTATATTGGGGCAGGTTGAACTTCACCTGCCCCCCTTTATAATACAGCCCTACAATAGGCTCCAATACTGGGGGAGGTTTTGGGTTGTGCCCTAACTTAATTATCAAGGCATTAAGCCATGGGTCCCTTTGttttaggtcataaatgagcCAACAAATGGGTGTTTTTGCTTTTAATTTGTGTCTCCAAATGTCTAATGAACAACTAATTATACTAAGAAATTTGTATTCATATTGatcaatgttttcattttgttgtCTATTTTTAAATTGGTATTTTTGAGGTAAAATTAACAAGGATTTTG
It encodes:
- the LOC117914850 gene encoding eukaryotic translation initiation factor 2A, translated to MDSVPSLEILVRAPEGFSLWCGPPFNNGQPAVKLEKVICTNAKFSEDGSRLMVMKSDSTVSIYDCSSSKEIRSFAVPNMSAATMSPCGTYLQTFQRPSTPQEKNVILWKTETGAPVYQHFQKNMTKTTWPSVQFSSDEAIACRLATNEIQFFDARDFSKGIIYRVRIPGIAAVELSKAPGSHVAAFIPESKGIPASVQIFACGENSMSQPVARRSFFRCSTVQLSWNRGSTGLLVLVQADVDKTNQSYFGESKLNYLTTNGTHEGLVPLSKEGPVHDVQWSYSGSEFAVVYGFMPAKATVFDKKCNPLVELGTGPYNTIRWNPKGKFLCLAGFGNLPGDMAFWDYKEKKQLGTTRAEWSVTSEWSPDGRYFMTATTAPRLQVDNGIKIFHPNGSLYFKTMFDKLYQADWKPESPDRFGEIAELAQSIDSLKVGETKQQGQGSKSSVAPNKATSANPPTQKPAAYRPPHAKTAAAIQTKLFGGSSTEEMSKNAAKNKKKREKQREKKAAEAASAANNGA